A genome region from Ctenopharyngodon idella isolate HZGC_01 chromosome 5, HZGC01, whole genome shotgun sequence includes the following:
- the LOC127513103 gene encoding C-type lectin domain family 4 member F-like isoform X6 encodes MDRSEGYIQMEMECEPKKSFRRGRLFGILVLLGTVCIIIFMILTSVIYSNQERKFSVMESWMNSHTSDLNSVKSDFQITGSDLEKKVSEFQNLVSNLSSYLNMSGTSNTMANEVHKKKLSNIETLMADLGSSLSSLASKQEENQQKLENKQDLSHTEMKSLLDNLSFAVSALRSKLAEQSTSSAFAFLHSQHALDEMSSSLKKQKGSVEELKSLVQTLSYKLSLTSVLASGCIESDWIPFRNSCYLFSSDSMNWTQAKDYCEEQGALLLKLEDSSKKEWEFITVLAKPFPYWIGLTDQTTGQWRWADDTPCTVDKVYIVHPNPR; translated from the exons ATGGATCGTTCTGAAGGATACATTCAAATGGAGATGGAATGTGAACCGAAGAAATCTTTTCGGAGAG GTCGTCTATTTGGCATCCTTGTGCTTCTAGGAACAGTctgcattattattttcatgatcctGACTTCTGTCATCT ATTCAAATCAAGAAAGAAAATTCTCAGTGATGGAGAGTTGGATGAACAGCCATACTTCTGATCTAAACTCGGTCAAATCTGATTTTCAGATCACAG GTAGTGACTTGGAAAAGAAGGTTTCTGAGTTTCAGAATTTGGTGTCCAATCTGAGTTCATATTTGAACATGTCTGGAACAAGTAACACAATGGCCAATG AAGTGCATAAAAAGAAGTTGTCTAATATTGAGACCTTGATGGCCGATCTTGGCTCATCACTGAGTTCACTCGCATCCAAACAAGAGGAAAACCAACAAAAGTTGG AGAATAAACAGGATCTGTCACACACTGAAATGAAGAGTTTGTTGGACAATTTAAGTTTTGCAGTATCAGCTCTTAGGTCTAAACTAGCAGAACAAAGTACGAGTTCAGCTTTTGCTTTTCTACATTCACAACATGCCTTGG ATGAAATGTCAAGCTCACTGAAGAAACAGAAGGGTTCAGTGGAGGAACTGAAAtcattagttcaaactttgtcTTATAAACTATCATTAACCA GTGTACTTGCATCAGGCTGTATTGAATCTGATTGGATCCCATTCAGAAACAGCTGTTACCTGTTCTCTAGTGATTCAATGAACTGGACCCAAGCAAAAGATTACTGCGAAGAGCAGGGTGCGTTACTCTTAAAACTAGAAGACAGCTCTAAGAAGGAGTGG GAATTTATTACTGTTTTGGCCAAACCATTTCCATACTGGATTGGTCTAACAGATCAGACCACAGGCCAGTGGAGATGGGCGGATGACACTCCTTGCACCGTGGACAAAGT
- the LOC127513103 gene encoding asialoglycoprotein receptor 1-like isoform X2, with translation MDRSEGYIQMEMECEPKKSFRRGRLFGILVLLGTVCIIIFMILTSVIYSNQERKFSVMESWMNSHTSDLNSVKSDFQITGSDLEKKVSEFQNLVSNLSSYLNMSGTSNTMANEVHKKKLSNIETLMADLGSSLSSLASKQEENQQKLENKQDLSHTEMKSLLDNLSFAVSALRSKLAEQSTSSAFAFLHSQHALDEMSSSLKKQKGSVEELKSLVQTLSYKLSLTSVLASGCIESDWIPFRNSCYLFSSDSMNWTQAKDYCEEQGALLLKLEDSSKKEWEFITVLAKPFPYWIGLTDQTTGQWRWADDTPCTVDKVHWGPGQPDEWQGHKQGGGEDCAHITINGNINDNHCAVKMRFICKGSKNS, from the exons ATGGATCGTTCTGAAGGATACATTCAAATGGAGATGGAATGTGAACCGAAGAAATCTTTTCGGAGAG GTCGTCTATTTGGCATCCTTGTGCTTCTAGGAACAGTctgcattattattttcatgatcctGACTTCTGTCATCT ATTCAAATCAAGAAAGAAAATTCTCAGTGATGGAGAGTTGGATGAACAGCCATACTTCTGATCTAAACTCGGTCAAATCTGATTTTCAGATCACAG GTAGTGACTTGGAAAAGAAGGTTTCTGAGTTTCAGAATTTGGTGTCCAATCTGAGTTCATATTTGAACATGTCTGGAACAAGTAACACAATGGCCAATG AAGTGCATAAAAAGAAGTTGTCTAATATTGAGACCTTGATGGCCGATCTTGGCTCATCACTGAGTTCACTCGCATCCAAACAAGAGGAAAACCAACAAAAGTTGG AGAATAAACAGGATCTGTCACACACTGAAATGAAGAGTTTGTTGGACAATTTAAGTTTTGCAGTATCAGCTCTTAGGTCTAAACTAGCAGAACAAAGTACGAGTTCAGCTTTTGCTTTTCTACATTCACAACATGCCTTGG ATGAAATGTCAAGCTCACTGAAGAAACAGAAGGGTTCAGTGGAGGAACTGAAAtcattagttcaaactttgtcTTATAAACTATCATTAACCA GTGTACTTGCATCAGGCTGTATTGAATCTGATTGGATCCCATTCAGAAACAGCTGTTACCTGTTCTCTAGTGATTCAATGAACTGGACCCAAGCAAAAGATTACTGCGAAGAGCAGGGTGCGTTACTCTTAAAACTAGAAGACAGCTCTAAGAAGGAGTGG GAATTTATTACTGTTTTGGCCAAACCATTTCCATACTGGATTGGTCTAACAGATCAGACCACAGGCCAGTGGAGATGGGCGGATGACACTCCTTGCACCGTGGACAAAGT ACACTGGGGTCCTGGGCAGCCGGATGAGTGGCAAGGACATAAGCAAGGGGGAGGAGAGGACTGTGCTCATATAACAATCAATGGGAATATTAATGACAACCACTGCGCTGTCAAAATGAGATTTATATGTAAAGGATCTAAGAATTCTTAA
- the LOC127513103 gene encoding C-type lectin domain family 4 member F-like isoform X5 has translation MDRSEGYIQMEMECEPKKSFRRGRLFGILVLLGTVCIIIFMILTSVIYSNQERKFSVMESWMNSHTSDLNSVKSDFQITGSDLEKKVSEFQNLVSNLSSYLNMSGTSNTMANEVHKKKLSNIETLMADLGSSLSSLASKQEENQQKLENKQDLSHTEMKSLLDNLSFAVSALRSKLAEQSTSSAFAFLHSQHALDEMSSSLKKQKGSVEELKSLVQTLSYKLSLTSVLASGCIESDWIPFRNSCYLFSSDSMNWTQAKDYCEEQGALLLKLEDSSKKEWEFITVLAKPFPYWIGLTDQTTGQWRWADDTPCTVDKVYIVHPNPRPLLRTPF, from the exons ATGGATCGTTCTGAAGGATACATTCAAATGGAGATGGAATGTGAACCGAAGAAATCTTTTCGGAGAG GTCGTCTATTTGGCATCCTTGTGCTTCTAGGAACAGTctgcattattattttcatgatcctGACTTCTGTCATCT ATTCAAATCAAGAAAGAAAATTCTCAGTGATGGAGAGTTGGATGAACAGCCATACTTCTGATCTAAACTCGGTCAAATCTGATTTTCAGATCACAG GTAGTGACTTGGAAAAGAAGGTTTCTGAGTTTCAGAATTTGGTGTCCAATCTGAGTTCATATTTGAACATGTCTGGAACAAGTAACACAATGGCCAATG AAGTGCATAAAAAGAAGTTGTCTAATATTGAGACCTTGATGGCCGATCTTGGCTCATCACTGAGTTCACTCGCATCCAAACAAGAGGAAAACCAACAAAAGTTGG AGAATAAACAGGATCTGTCACACACTGAAATGAAGAGTTTGTTGGACAATTTAAGTTTTGCAGTATCAGCTCTTAGGTCTAAACTAGCAGAACAAAGTACGAGTTCAGCTTTTGCTTTTCTACATTCACAACATGCCTTGG ATGAAATGTCAAGCTCACTGAAGAAACAGAAGGGTTCAGTGGAGGAACTGAAAtcattagttcaaactttgtcTTATAAACTATCATTAACCA GTGTACTTGCATCAGGCTGTATTGAATCTGATTGGATCCCATTCAGAAACAGCTGTTACCTGTTCTCTAGTGATTCAATGAACTGGACCCAAGCAAAAGATTACTGCGAAGAGCAGGGTGCGTTACTCTTAAAACTAGAAGACAGCTCTAAGAAGGAGTGG GAATTTATTACTGTTTTGGCCAAACCATTTCCATACTGGATTGGTCTAACAGATCAGACCACAGGCCAGTGGAGATGGGCGGATGACACTCCTTGCACCGTGGACAAAGT
- the LOC127513103 gene encoding asialoglycoprotein receptor 1-like isoform X3, which produces MDRSEGYIQMEMECEPKKSFRRDSNQERKFSVMESWMNSHTSDLNSVKSDFQITGSDLEKKVSEFQNLVSNLSSYLNMSGTSNTMANEVHKKKLSNIETLMADLGSSLSSLASKQEENQQKLENKQDLSHTEMKSLLDNLSFAVSALRSKLAEQSTSSAFAFLHSQHALDEMSSSLKKQKGSVEELKSLVQTLSYKLSLTSVLASGCIESDWIPFRNSCYLFSSDSMNWTQAKDYCEEQGALLLKLEDSSKKEWEFITVLAKPFPYWIGLTDQTTGQWRWADDTPCTVDKVHWGPGQPDEWQGHKQGGGEDCAHITINGNINDNHCAVKMRFICKGSKNS; this is translated from the exons ATGGATCGTTCTGAAGGATACATTCAAATGGAGATGGAATGTGAACCGAAGAAATCTTTTCGGAGAG ATTCAAATCAAGAAAGAAAATTCTCAGTGATGGAGAGTTGGATGAACAGCCATACTTCTGATCTAAACTCGGTCAAATCTGATTTTCAGATCACAG GTAGTGACTTGGAAAAGAAGGTTTCTGAGTTTCAGAATTTGGTGTCCAATCTGAGTTCATATTTGAACATGTCTGGAACAAGTAACACAATGGCCAATG AAGTGCATAAAAAGAAGTTGTCTAATATTGAGACCTTGATGGCCGATCTTGGCTCATCACTGAGTTCACTCGCATCCAAACAAGAGGAAAACCAACAAAAGTTGG AGAATAAACAGGATCTGTCACACACTGAAATGAAGAGTTTGTTGGACAATTTAAGTTTTGCAGTATCAGCTCTTAGGTCTAAACTAGCAGAACAAAGTACGAGTTCAGCTTTTGCTTTTCTACATTCACAACATGCCTTGG ATGAAATGTCAAGCTCACTGAAGAAACAGAAGGGTTCAGTGGAGGAACTGAAAtcattagttcaaactttgtcTTATAAACTATCATTAACCA GTGTACTTGCATCAGGCTGTATTGAATCTGATTGGATCCCATTCAGAAACAGCTGTTACCTGTTCTCTAGTGATTCAATGAACTGGACCCAAGCAAAAGATTACTGCGAAGAGCAGGGTGCGTTACTCTTAAAACTAGAAGACAGCTCTAAGAAGGAGTGG GAATTTATTACTGTTTTGGCCAAACCATTTCCATACTGGATTGGTCTAACAGATCAGACCACAGGCCAGTGGAGATGGGCGGATGACACTCCTTGCACCGTGGACAAAGT ACACTGGGGTCCTGGGCAGCCGGATGAGTGGCAAGGACATAAGCAAGGGGGAGGAGAGGACTGTGCTCATATAACAATCAATGGGAATATTAATGACAACCACTGCGCTGTCAAAATGAGATTTATATGTAAAGGATCTAAGAATTCTTAA